The following is a genomic window from Equus asinus isolate D_3611 breed Donkey chromosome 3, EquAss-T2T_v2, whole genome shotgun sequence.
GAGAACGCAATTCATTTGATTCTAAATTTGGTGTTACTTTATGTCCACTGCCTCATTTCAGAAGAAAAGTCCTGTATAAAGTCACAGAATTATTCCAGACATTTTATGATAGCTGTCACTTGTACTAAATCATAGGAAAGCAGTACAATCTTTGTTCAGCAGAAATTCAACAAGTATAATTCCTTCTCATTATGATTCAGCATAGTGAGACAGCAgataataaatttaaccaaatggGGCTTCCTGTCTGACAAATTAGACTTTTTATGTGCAATTGGGAGAGTAATGTCAGACAGCTGCAAAATAGAGAAGACTTTAGAGTTTGCCTTTGTTATTGCAAGGACTATAGAGCTGAGTGGAAAAACTAGGCAAAGGTAGATTTTTAAGAGATTTTGGAATGAGTGTAATGGAAAGCAGAGAATCCTATTTGACTTTGTAAAGCAAtacatcattttctctctcttcctggcatCATAGGGTGTGATAAAAGTTAGACCCAAAATGTGAGAGGTGTGGAAGCAGTTGAAATACTACTAATATTTAGGCTATTCCAATATCTGGAGAGCATTTTTCCTTCAGATACATATTATAATAGGCTACATTAATCAAAActaggaagataaaagaaaaatgagatcgATTTTAAATGGTGATGAAATGGTACATGGTGTCAGGGAAAAATCTATGAAACCTGCCATCAAAGATtctgaaattggaaaaaaaaaaactaaacatgagAAACAGcattttctccctcaaaaataagcAGTCCTGgagctggcctgatggcatagtggttaagttcatggattctgctttggcagcccagggttctcaggttctgatcctaggcatggacctagcaccactcatcaagccatgctgtggtggcatccctcataaaacagaggaacattgacacagatgttagctcaactacaatcttcctcaaggaaaaagaggaagattgacaacagatgttatctcagggccaatcttcctcacaaaaatacaaaaagcagtGTTGATTTATACTAATTTATGTCATGTGGTCTTGTTTATGACTAGTTTTCACTAGTCACATTActaattacatatatttaaaaatttaacagatTCATGTTGTTGTGACATTTTATTTGACAACTACAATAAATGTCTAGctgtttttctgtctatttttctGCAAGTAAGAGAACAGACAGAATTGAGACTGCGTAGTTCACACACCCCTGCACTAACAGACTGTGTGACCACAAGAATATCACTTTCAATCCACCATTGGTGAAACGGGGTTTACAGTTCCTCACTGCTTAGCTTTATTGTGAAGCTCAGTGATTCAATAGATGTGAAGAACTAGGCACAGGTAAACTCTTCACAATGTCATTATCATTGCTCTTAATAGTAAGTTTTTTTCAGCTCAGTTGACTGAAGTGTtcatatttttagaatattttgagaATAGACAAGTTTTATCAGTTTAATTCTCAAGCGTATTGGTAAAATATATCTTgccttatcttatttaattctaaaACCCGTGGAAATCATTCTTAACATTCAAAATGTTCTTTgtggatatttttttcttctatcataacctgaatttatataaaatgcaGCTActcaatttgttttaatttacaaatcACATTGAAAAATTTCCAGTTTCTAAAAATAATAGCTGAGTTATAGTTCAGGATGTATGTTCATGTGCTATTTCCCCTGAATCCTAATTGTTAGTGCTGATTGCTAATAGGTAATGCCAATCATAATACCAATGCTAATTACTCATCATCCTAAAattgaaatttctttcttaaaaagaaataaaaactaattcTAGATCAGTGAATGCCTCTTGCAATGGATAACCTTTTCATGTCTGAATTTGCAAGAGTAGTTTCCATTGCCCACTTTATTTCCTCCcatacaattttatttcatcACAGATGAACTGACACCAAAAAAAACACTTATAATGTAGGCAGTGACTCATGGCCCAAATGGGAGATCACCCCTATATGTGGCTAAACGGTAGACATAGACTACCCATAGCCAGACTTAAATATTCTGAAGATGATGGTGATGCTgattataataaacatttatttaataaaaatactcatttaaacACATCTAAGgtagtatgttcacacacacatgtacacacacaccatGCTAGGGTATGTTTAACTGCCGCATGCCGCATAGCATGCTATACACCTTTAGGTGGTGTTGTGTGTATCACTGTAGTACAATAGCATCAGCTGGTATAATCTTGTCCAATCCATTTAAagaattattgattttaaataatCAATTTTACTTAAAAGCATTCTAGAAAATATTGTTTGCAAGGTGTCAGTGCCAAAGTAccaagaaacatatttttaaaagttttcttccaAGTTTTATGAGTTTGCTACATAACAGTTAacccatattttcttttcttaattgtgCCTGAGTGatcattttattctgaaaattttagGGCACAGCAGAGCCATCATGGAATCAATGCAAGTGGACAACACATCCTCTACAGACTTCACTTTCATGGGGCTGTTCAACAGAAAGGACATCTCAGTCCTTCTGCTTGTCATCATTTCTATCATCTTTTTCACTGCGCTGATGGCCAGTGGGGTCATGATCTTCCTGATCCGCACTGACTCATGtctccacactcccatgtacttcctgctcagTCACCTCTCCTTCATTGACATGATGTACATCTCTACCATTGTGCCAAAGATGCTGGTTGACTACCTGTTGGGTCAAAGCACTATCTCCTTTTTGGGATGCACAGCTCAACATTTCCTCTACCTCACCCTTGTGGGAGCTGAGTTCTTCCTACTGGGCCTCATGgtctatgaccgctatgtggccatctgcaatcCCCTCTGCTATCCTGTCCTCATGAGCCGACGGGTCTGCTGGATGGTCATAGCAGGTTCCTGGTTTGAGGGGTTCTTTGGATGGCTTTCTCCTAACTCCCATAACCATGAGCTTCCCCTTCTGCAATTCCTGGGAGATTACCCATTTCTTCTGTGAGGCACCTGCAGTCCTGAAGTTGGCATGTGCAGACACAGCTCTCTATGAGACAGTGATGTACGTGTGCTGTGTTTTGATGCTGCTGATTCCTTTCTCTGTGGTGATTGCCTCTTGTGCCCAAATCCTGACCACAGTTCACCACATGAGttcaggggaagggaggaagaaagcatTTGCCACCTGCTCATCTCACATGATAGTGGTTACCTTGTTCTATGGGGCTGCCATGTACACCTACATGCTGCCACATTCTTACCACAGGCCAGACCAGGACAAAGTCTTCTCTGTGTTCTACACCATCCTCACACCCATGCTAAACCCCCTCATCTatagtctgaggaacaaggatgtgaCCGGAGCTCTGAAGACGGCACTGGGGAGAATCAAGGGTACACAAAGAGCGTCAGGGGATGCCTTTTGACAGTTTCTTCCCACTTAGCTGGTGAATGGAAGTCTCTGTGACCAGTGTGGCCATGCTCTCAATGAACGATTAAACTGGAGGGTAGCGTTCAACTGTGtagataaaaaaaaatgtcagtatAAGACATGTTTCCCCTTGGTCTCCTTCCCTTcactcttcattcctttctatgtcttccttttctcctgtgcTGTTCACATGTGTTCAAAATAAATGCACAGCGGTTTCCAGAAACACAAACTAAAATTTTTTGctcttaaattttatcttttagagaCAAAATAAATTGCATGAAATTTTAAATGGCATGGATTATGCTGATGAGTGCAGGAGGGAAGATGTTACTTTTTGGGTATATGATACTACTGTATAACTCTAGTTCACCATCTAAGGATAAAAGAAATATACTCTTTTCTATTTATTAGAGTAATACTTTGACACAGCCTTTTAGCAAGATGGCTGGGTAGCTATCTACATGTTCCAATTTGTCGGTTAGTATGAAGAATCACTGAACATAATTTTCTTGAAAAGCCATTGCACTTACTACAATCattaagtgttttttaaaaaaattttagaagaaacacagtacttaacttttgtttgtttgcaacATATTTGTGCAACCTATTTGTAGGATAAGTTAAAACTCATGGATGAGAGTGAGGGATATTGCCCAGACAGACAACATGTGAGCACTGTGTGGCTGAGAGTGTTTCTGAGATGTTGGAGAAACACACATGGATATGAGTTGGGAgaatactaaaattatttttcaaatatgtcaCAAAGTCATCAAAGTTAAGCGTACATGCCAGGTTATAGGAGTTAGCTCATGATTCATATCCATGCTCCCCAACAATCCAGGAATGGAGGACAGAAAGGATGTGACAAACCATGTTAATTGTCCCATTTGATTATATGAGGAGTTTACTCAGGGACAAAAAAGGGTgactttattaaattattaatgatCATAATTATAATCATATTGGTCAATCTGTCTAAAACTTAATAATTTATATGCTTTATCAGGTTTATTATCCTCTAACAACCTCAtgtgaaaaagaaacacattttataaGTTCTAATTTACAGATGAGAGCAATGGAGGTCAGGGACACAAGGAACCTCTATAgggtaaacatttttaattagtGCCCTAGATCACAGGATTTCAAGGAATGTGATTGATAGAGCACTGTATCTTTCAGATACAGCTTcctcattcattcttccattcatcaTAGCTATTAGCTAGATAGTCAAAGCACCTGCATTTAAGAAGTTTGTATTCCAATGgaagaaagacaatgaaaataaagaaaaacaaggaagcaaGTAAACAAATGACTTATATTCCCATCATAATGTATGTGGCAGCAAAGACTAAAACTGAACATATCCAAAGCtttatattttcaagaaattCCTTGCACCCAAGAAATTCCTTAGGTGAATTTCCAGCAGATATGTATGCCTGGTCTTCAGCAAAAGACACacagtaacagaaaaaaattagaaactacttaaaaaaatactgtgaaatggataagtaaattgtGACACATTCATACAATAAGAATAGATGTTCTAATACTACTAGCAACAACATGGATTAATCTTGGAAACATAATGCTGAACTGAAAAAGCAAGTCACcaaagaatatatttatataaaatacagatcCAGAAAAAACTATGTTTGGGAAAGGTTAGTGGCTGGAAGGGTACATGATGGGCTTCTggggttttctgtttcttgaagtAGATGCAGATTATACACCTATGGTTCACATTGAAAAGATTTATCAAgttcaaatttatttgtttaatatttttgtattttaattatgctccaattaaaagttaaaatatagcctatatatatatatatatatataaatgtgattatatatatatatatataatcacattttctttgtccattcatccatcagtggatgtTTAGATTGCTTCCATTCCTTGGTTATTGTAAAAAATGTTGCAATaaacatgagggtgcagatatctctttaagacagtgatttcatttcattcaggTATATAAtcataagtggaattgctggatcatatagtagttttatttttaagttttgaggaaccccctactgttttccatagtgactgcacaaatttacattcctaccaacagtgtacaaagtttcccttttcttcatatccttgccaacacttattatttcctgtcaTTTTGATGacagctattctaacaggtgtggcATAATATCTCATcttgttgtacactttaaactaatacaatatcatatgtcaactatatctcagtaaaatttggaaaaatataattcataatatAATGTTTTGTGtacaagaaataaaatagcaCAATTGGATAATGAAAATAAGTGGAGGACTACTCAAACTATGgtgttcaaagaagaaaattatgagCAGGCAATCTTtgagcaggaaagaaaaaggcaTAGGAAGATCCAAGCAGAGAGCATTCCAGGTAGGAAGAATAATAGCAAGTGTTAATGTACTGACACAGGGAAGGTAAGTTCAGAAGGTTAGACAGTGGTGCTGGCCTGAAAGAAGTGAGGAAAAATGGGTAGGGACCAGATCAGGAGGTCCTTGTATGCTGTGGTACAGAAGTTAGCACTTTATTTACATTGCAATAAAATATCATTAATGGATTTCAGGTAAAAGAAAGGCAGATCATGACTAACATGCTGATGACATTACTCTGGCTACTTTATAGAGAATGGACTGTAGGTAAAAGCATTAAAGTAGGAAGAATTTTTTGGAGGGTTTTCATTGGTTCTGAGGAGAGATGCTCCTGGCATGGGTTAGAATTTTAGGTGTGAAGATAAGAACTGCTATAACCGGGGATGTATTCTTAAGACATGGATAATAGAAGTTGATGATGAGTAGAGGGTAGGGTGTAAGGGAAATAGGATAATCAAGAAGAGTCCCCAGATGTTGGGACTGAACAATTAAGTGGATGGTAGATATATTTGATGAAATAGAGTAAAGCAGGGTTTGTGAATAGaattaagaattttctttcaaTCACCTTAAGTTTGAAATGTCTATTGAATATCTAAGATAAAAAGTCAGATAAGAAGCTAGATATTTTTGTCTAGATATCTTTTGAGTTGTTAGGTGTGAAGAAAGGTTTTAATAGTCAGTGGTAAGCAGATGGATGTAAGGACAGGAGATTAGATAAAAAAGAGATCACGTAAGAAGGGATTGTGTAGAT
Proteins encoded in this region:
- the LOC106824877 gene encoding LOW QUALITY PROTEIN: olfactory receptor 2T1-like (The sequence of the model RefSeq protein was modified relative to this genomic sequence to represent the inferred CDS: deleted 1 base in 1 codon); translated protein: MQVDNTSSTDFTFMGLFNRKDISVLLLVIISIIFFTALMASGVMIFLIRTDSCLHTPMYFLLSHLSFIDMMYISTIVPKMLVDYLLGQSTISFLGCTAQHFLYLTLVGAEFFLLGLMVYDRYVAICNPLCYPVLMSRRVCWMVIAGSWFRGSLDGFLLTPITMSFPFCNSWEITHFFCEAPAVLKLACADTALYETVMYVCCVLMLLIPFSVVIASCAQILTTVHHMSSGEGRKKAFATCSSHMIVVTLFYGAAMYTYMLPHSYHRPDQDKVFSVFYTILTPMLNPLIYSLRNKDVTGALKTALGRIKGTQRASGDAF